The following proteins are encoded in a genomic region of Chiroxiphia lanceolata isolate bChiLan1 chromosome 18, bChiLan1.pri, whole genome shotgun sequence:
- the CRYBB3 gene encoding beta-crystallin B3 isoform X2, with protein sequence MFLESEEGALATIPPAKAAAAAPAAASGAPWDTGARERCQVYVSGKRCQQLEAEIWQIPAGNKGQAVRQEFSDNWVSCPGQRGSVSLGRWLRSVLQVNWVRMWGPCAGGGGEWITELPPSPDIRGDLQLLHSGSVLAVLPVPRPASSFVFYEGLQSSLTSCNLGFPGIMTEQQSPPEQMATGEGAGERGGIYKITIYELENFQGKKCELTEELPNITEKEMEKVGSIQVESGPWLGFERQGYAGEQFVLEKGDYPRWDSWSNSHLSDSLMSLRPIQIRRPQDPPL encoded by the exons ATGTTCCTGGAGAGCGAGGAGGGGGCTCTCGCCACCATCcccccagccaaggcagcagcagcagctccagctgccgcGTCTGGTGCCCCCTGGGATACTGGAGCAAGGGAGAGGTGTCAGGTTTATGTTAGTGGGAAAAGATGTCAGCAGCTGGAAGCTGAAATCTGGCAAATTCCTGCTGGAAACAAAGGCCAAGCTGTGAGACAGGAGTTTAGTGACAACTGGgtgagctgcccagggcagaggggatcCGTGTCCCTTGGGAGATGGCTGAGGTCGGTCCTGCAGGTGAACTGGGTGAGGATGTGGGGCCCATGtgcaggagggggaggagaatGGATCACTGAGCTTCCTCCTAGCCCGGACATCCGTGGGGATTTACAGCTGCTGCACTCGGGATCTGTGTTAGCTGTTCTGCCTGTTCCTAGGCCAGCTTCATCCTTTGTGTTTTATGAAGGACTTCAGAGCTCGTTAACCTCCTGCAATTTGGGTTTTCCAGGCATAATGACTGAGCAGCAAAGTCCCCCCGAGCAGATGGCGACTGGGGAGGGAGCTGGCGAGCGAGGTGGCATCTACAAG ATCACGATCTACGAGCTGGAGAATTTCCAGGGGAAGAAGTGTGAGCTGACAGAGGAGCTCCCCAACATCACCgagaaagagatggagaaggTGGGCTCCATCCAGGTGGAGTCTGGCCC GTGGCTGGGCTTCGAGCGACAAGGCTACGCCGGGGAGCAGTTTGTGCTGGAGAAGGGCGACTACCCACGCTGGGACTCCTGGTCCAACAGCCACCTCAGCGACAGCCTGATGTCCCTCCGCCCCATCCAGATC CGCCGACCACAAGATCCACCTCTTTGA